A genomic segment from Malaclemys terrapin pileata isolate rMalTer1 chromosome 1, rMalTer1.hap1, whole genome shotgun sequence encodes:
- the LOC128832670 gene encoding olfactory receptor 51G2-like: MSTVNDTKFQFAVFLLTGLHGQEDFHLWISIPFCFMYVISIVGNSVILFIIKTDPSLHEPMYIFLSMLAITELGISITTMPTILGIFLFNSREISLDACFAQLFFIHSLQCIESSVLLLMAFDRFIAICNPLRYASILTLPRIPKMGLLCVLRGVAIILPLPLFLDRFQYCQANVLSHSYCLFQEVMKMACSDISVNSIYGLFAKFLTMGLDSLLIFLSYVMILKTVLSIVSQAECLRALNTCVSHLCAVLLFYTPEIGLSVIHRFGKKSSPLLQILLGYTSLLVPPLINPIVYSLKSKHLRARIIRVFIK, from the coding sequence ATGTCAActgtcaatgacaccaaattCCAATTTGCAGTATTCCTTCTGACGGGGCTACATGGGCAGGAAGATTTCCATCTCTGGATCTCTATCCCCTTCTGCTTCATGTATGTTATTTCGatagtaggaaattcagtcattctgttcattataaaaacagatccaagcctccatgagcccatgtacattttcctttccatgttggccaTCACAGAGCTTGGTATATCAATAACCACTATGCCAACGATACTGGGCATATTCTTGTTTAATTCTAGGGAGATCAGCCTTGATGCCTGTTTTGCCCAGCTCTTCTTCATCCACTCGCTTCAATGCATTGAATCCTCTGTGCtcttgttgatggcctttgaccgcttcatCGCTATCTGTAACCCACTGAGATATGCTTCCATCTTAACCCTGCCAAGAATACCTAAGATGGGACTGCTGTGTGTGCTAAGAGGCGTGGCTATAAtacttccactgcccttgttcctGGATCGTTTCCAATACTGTCAAGCCAACGTCCTCTCCCATTCGTACTGCCTCTTCCAGGAGGTCATGAAGATGGCTTGTTCGGATATCAGTGTCAACAGTATCTATGGATTGTTTGCTAAATTCTTAACGATGGGGTTGGACTCACTGCTCATCTTCCTTtcttatgtgatgatcctcaaaacagtgCTTAGCATCGTGTCCCAGGCAGAGTGCCtcagggccctgaacacctgcgtTTCCCATCTCTGCGCCGTCCTGCTCTTCTACACACCAGAGATCGGCCTGTCTGTGATACACAGATTTGGGAAGAAATCATCTCCCTTACTTCAGATTCTCCTGGGCTACACCTCTCTGCTGGTCCCTCCCCTGATTAATCCAATTGTGTACAGcttgaaaagcaaacaccttcgtgcGAGGATAATCAGGGTGTTCATCAAGTGA